The Macaca thibetana thibetana isolate TM-01 chromosome 19, ASM2454274v1, whole genome shotgun sequence genome has a segment encoding these proteins:
- the ZNF823 gene encoding zinc finger protein 823 isoform X2 — protein sequence MDSVAFEDVAVNFTQEEWALLGPSQKSLYRNVMQETIRNLDCIETKWEDQNIGDQCQNPRRNLRSHTCEIKDDSQCGETFGHVPDSIVNKNTPQVNPCDSSGCGEVAMGHSSLNCNIRVDTGHKSCEHQEYGEKPYTHKQRGKTINHQHSFQTHERPPTGKKPFDCKECAKTFSSLGNLRRHMAAHHGDGPYKCKLCGKAFVWPSLFHLHERTHTGEKPYECKQCSKAFPFYSSYLRHERIHTGEKAYECKQCSKAFPDYSTYLRHERTHTGEKPYKCTQCGKAFSCYYYTRLHERTHTGEQPYACQQCGKTFYHHTSFRRHMIRHTGDGPHKCKICGKGFDCPSSVRNHETTHTGEKLYECKQCGKVLSHSSSFRSHMITHTGDGPQKCKICGKAFGCPSLFQRHERTHTGEKPYQCKQCGKAFSLSGSLRRHEATHTGVKPYKCKCGKAFSDLSSFQNHETTHTGEKPYECKECGKAFSCFKYLSQHKRIHTVEKPYECKTCRKAFSHFSNLKVHERIHSGEKPYECKECGKAFSWLTCLLRHERIHTGEKPYECLQCGKAFTRSRFLRGHEKTHTGEKLYECKECGKALSSLRSLHRHKRTHWKDTL from the exons ATG GACTCAGTGGCCTTTGAAGATGTGGCTGTGAACTTCACACAAGAGGAGTGGGCTTTGCTGGGTCCATCACAGAAGAGTCTCTACAGAAATGTCATGCAGGAAACCATTAGGAATCTGGACTGTATAG AAACGAAATGGGAGGACCAGAACATTGGAGATCAGTGCCAAAATCCCAGGAGAAATCTAAG AAGTCATACATGTGAAATTAAAGATGATAGTCAATGTGGAGAAACTTTTGGCCACGTTCCAGATAGTATTGTGAACAAGAACACTCCTCAAGTAAATCCATGTGACAGCAGTGGGTGTGGAGAAGTCGCCATGGGTCATTCATCTCTTAATTGCAACATCAGAGTTGACACTGGACACAAATCATGTGAGCATCAGGAATATGGAGAGAAGCCATATACACATAAACAACGTGGGAAAACCATCAATCATCAGCATTCCTTTCAGACACATGAAAGGCCTCCCACCGGAAAGAAACCCTTCGATTGTAAAGAATGTGCAAAAACCTTTAGTTCTCTTGGAAACCTTCGCAGACACATGGCGGCACACCATGGAGATGGACCTTATAAATGTAAGTTGTGTGGGAAAGCCTTTGTTTGGCCCAGTTTATTTCATTTGCACGAAAGAAcgcacactggagagaaaccgtaTGAATGTAAGCAGTGTTCCAAAGCCTTTCCTTTTTACAGTTCCTATCTAAGACATGAGAGAATCCACACGGGAGAGAAAGCGTATGAATGTAAACAGTGTTCCAAAGCCTTTCCTGATTACAGTACCTATCTAAGACATGAAAGAACTCACAccggagagaaaccctataaatgtacacaatgtgggaaagccttcagctGTTACTATTACACTCGACTCCACGAAAGGACTCACACGGGAGAACAACCCTATGCGTGTCAGCAATGTGGGAAAACGTTTTATCATCACACAAGCTTTCGAAGACACATGATAAGGCACACTGGAGATGGACCTCATAAATGTAAGATATGTGGGAAAGGCTTTGATTGTCCTAGTTCGGTTCGAAATCATGAAAcgactcacactggagagaaactctATGAATGTAAGCAGTGTGGGAAAGTTTTATCTCATAGCTCAAGCTTTCGAAGTCACATGATAACACACACAGGAGATGGACCCCAGAAATGCAAGATATGTGGGAAAGCCTTCGGTTGTCCCAGTTTATTTCAAAGACACGAaaggactcacactggagagaaaccctatcaATGTAAACAATGTGGTAAAGCCTTCAGTCTGTCCGGTTCCCTTCGAAGACATGAAGCAACTCACACTGGAGTGAAACCGTATAAATGtaaatgtgggaaagcctttagcGATCTCTCTTCCTTTCAAAATCATGAGACAAcgcacactggagagaagccgtatgagtgtaaggaatgtgggaaagcgTTCAGTTGTTTCAAATACCTTTCTCAGCATAAAAGGATCCACACAGTAGAAAAACCTTATGAGTGTAAAACATGTAGGAAAGCCTTCAGTCATTTCAGTAACTTAAAAGTCCACGAAAGGATTCACTCTGGAGAGAAGCcgtatgaatgtaaggaatgtgggaaagcatTCTCTTGGCTCACTTGCCTTCTAAGACATgaaagaattcacactggagagaaaccctatgaatgtctCCAATGTGGTAAAGCCTTCACTCGTTCCCGTTTCCTTCGAGGACATGAAaaaactcacactggagagaagctgtatgaatgtaaggaatgtgggaaggcaCTGAGTTCTCTCCGTTCCTTGCATAGACATAAAAGGACTCACTGGAAAGATACTCTGTAA
- the ZNF823 gene encoding zinc finger protein 823 isoform X1 — MLGNHSIMQSLCSEYGFSVLSVSTFLLCTCGMFQDSVAFEDVAVNFTQEEWALLGPSQKSLYRNVMQETIRNLDCIETKWEDQNIGDQCQNPRRNLRSHTCEIKDDSQCGETFGHVPDSIVNKNTPQVNPCDSSGCGEVAMGHSSLNCNIRVDTGHKSCEHQEYGEKPYTHKQRGKTINHQHSFQTHERPPTGKKPFDCKECAKTFSSLGNLRRHMAAHHGDGPYKCKLCGKAFVWPSLFHLHERTHTGEKPYECKQCSKAFPFYSSYLRHERIHTGEKAYECKQCSKAFPDYSTYLRHERTHTGEKPYKCTQCGKAFSCYYYTRLHERTHTGEQPYACQQCGKTFYHHTSFRRHMIRHTGDGPHKCKICGKGFDCPSSVRNHETTHTGEKLYECKQCGKVLSHSSSFRSHMITHTGDGPQKCKICGKAFGCPSLFQRHERTHTGEKPYQCKQCGKAFSLSGSLRRHEATHTGVKPYKCKCGKAFSDLSSFQNHETTHTGEKPYECKECGKAFSCFKYLSQHKRIHTVEKPYECKTCRKAFSHFSNLKVHERIHSGEKPYECKECGKAFSWLTCLLRHERIHTGEKPYECLQCGKAFTRSRFLRGHEKTHTGEKLYECKECGKALSSLRSLHRHKRTHWKDTL; from the exons ATGCTTGGAAACCACAGCATCATGCAAAGTTTATGCAGTGAGTATGGATTCTCAGTGCTGTCCGTCTCAACCTTCCTCCTCTGCACATGTGGGATGTTTCAGGACTCAGTGGCCTTTGAAGATGTGGCTGTGAACTTCACACAAGAGGAGTGGGCTTTGCTGGGTCCATCACAGAAGAGTCTCTACAGAAATGTCATGCAGGAAACCATTAGGAATCTGGACTGTATAG AAACGAAATGGGAGGACCAGAACATTGGAGATCAGTGCCAAAATCCCAGGAGAAATCTAAG AAGTCATACATGTGAAATTAAAGATGATAGTCAATGTGGAGAAACTTTTGGCCACGTTCCAGATAGTATTGTGAACAAGAACACTCCTCAAGTAAATCCATGTGACAGCAGTGGGTGTGGAGAAGTCGCCATGGGTCATTCATCTCTTAATTGCAACATCAGAGTTGACACTGGACACAAATCATGTGAGCATCAGGAATATGGAGAGAAGCCATATACACATAAACAACGTGGGAAAACCATCAATCATCAGCATTCCTTTCAGACACATGAAAGGCCTCCCACCGGAAAGAAACCCTTCGATTGTAAAGAATGTGCAAAAACCTTTAGTTCTCTTGGAAACCTTCGCAGACACATGGCGGCACACCATGGAGATGGACCTTATAAATGTAAGTTGTGTGGGAAAGCCTTTGTTTGGCCCAGTTTATTTCATTTGCACGAAAGAAcgcacactggagagaaaccgtaTGAATGTAAGCAGTGTTCCAAAGCCTTTCCTTTTTACAGTTCCTATCTAAGACATGAGAGAATCCACACGGGAGAGAAAGCGTATGAATGTAAACAGTGTTCCAAAGCCTTTCCTGATTACAGTACCTATCTAAGACATGAAAGAACTCACAccggagagaaaccctataaatgtacacaatgtgggaaagccttcagctGTTACTATTACACTCGACTCCACGAAAGGACTCACACGGGAGAACAACCCTATGCGTGTCAGCAATGTGGGAAAACGTTTTATCATCACACAAGCTTTCGAAGACACATGATAAGGCACACTGGAGATGGACCTCATAAATGTAAGATATGTGGGAAAGGCTTTGATTGTCCTAGTTCGGTTCGAAATCATGAAAcgactcacactggagagaaactctATGAATGTAAGCAGTGTGGGAAAGTTTTATCTCATAGCTCAAGCTTTCGAAGTCACATGATAACACACACAGGAGATGGACCCCAGAAATGCAAGATATGTGGGAAAGCCTTCGGTTGTCCCAGTTTATTTCAAAGACACGAaaggactcacactggagagaaaccctatcaATGTAAACAATGTGGTAAAGCCTTCAGTCTGTCCGGTTCCCTTCGAAGACATGAAGCAACTCACACTGGAGTGAAACCGTATAAATGtaaatgtgggaaagcctttagcGATCTCTCTTCCTTTCAAAATCATGAGACAAcgcacactggagagaagccgtatgagtgtaaggaatgtgggaaagcgTTCAGTTGTTTCAAATACCTTTCTCAGCATAAAAGGATCCACACAGTAGAAAAACCTTATGAGTGTAAAACATGTAGGAAAGCCTTCAGTCATTTCAGTAACTTAAAAGTCCACGAAAGGATTCACTCTGGAGAGAAGCcgtatgaatgtaaggaatgtgggaaagcatTCTCTTGGCTCACTTGCCTTCTAAGACATgaaagaattcacactggagagaaaccctatgaatgtctCCAATGTGGTAAAGCCTTCACTCGTTCCCGTTTCCTTCGAGGACATGAAaaaactcacactggagagaagctgtatgaatgtaaggaatgtgggaaggcaCTGAGTTCTCTCCGTTCCTTGCATAGACATAAAAGGACTCACTGGAAAGATACTCTGTAA
- the ZNF823 gene encoding zinc finger protein 823 isoform X3 — protein MQETIRNLDCIETKWEDQNIGDQCQNPRRNLRSHTCEIKDDSQCGETFGHVPDSIVNKNTPQVNPCDSSGCGEVAMGHSSLNCNIRVDTGHKSCEHQEYGEKPYTHKQRGKTINHQHSFQTHERPPTGKKPFDCKECAKTFSSLGNLRRHMAAHHGDGPYKCKLCGKAFVWPSLFHLHERTHTGEKPYECKQCSKAFPFYSSYLRHERIHTGEKAYECKQCSKAFPDYSTYLRHERTHTGEKPYKCTQCGKAFSCYYYTRLHERTHTGEQPYACQQCGKTFYHHTSFRRHMIRHTGDGPHKCKICGKGFDCPSSVRNHETTHTGEKLYECKQCGKVLSHSSSFRSHMITHTGDGPQKCKICGKAFGCPSLFQRHERTHTGEKPYQCKQCGKAFSLSGSLRRHEATHTGVKPYKCKCGKAFSDLSSFQNHETTHTGEKPYECKECGKAFSCFKYLSQHKRIHTVEKPYECKTCRKAFSHFSNLKVHERIHSGEKPYECKECGKAFSWLTCLLRHERIHTGEKPYECLQCGKAFTRSRFLRGHEKTHTGEKLYECKECGKALSSLRSLHRHKRTHWKDTL, from the exons ATGCAGGAAACCATTAGGAATCTGGACTGTATAG AAACGAAATGGGAGGACCAGAACATTGGAGATCAGTGCCAAAATCCCAGGAGAAATCTAAG AAGTCATACATGTGAAATTAAAGATGATAGTCAATGTGGAGAAACTTTTGGCCACGTTCCAGATAGTATTGTGAACAAGAACACTCCTCAAGTAAATCCATGTGACAGCAGTGGGTGTGGAGAAGTCGCCATGGGTCATTCATCTCTTAATTGCAACATCAGAGTTGACACTGGACACAAATCATGTGAGCATCAGGAATATGGAGAGAAGCCATATACACATAAACAACGTGGGAAAACCATCAATCATCAGCATTCCTTTCAGACACATGAAAGGCCTCCCACCGGAAAGAAACCCTTCGATTGTAAAGAATGTGCAAAAACCTTTAGTTCTCTTGGAAACCTTCGCAGACACATGGCGGCACACCATGGAGATGGACCTTATAAATGTAAGTTGTGTGGGAAAGCCTTTGTTTGGCCCAGTTTATTTCATTTGCACGAAAGAAcgcacactggagagaaaccgtaTGAATGTAAGCAGTGTTCCAAAGCCTTTCCTTTTTACAGTTCCTATCTAAGACATGAGAGAATCCACACGGGAGAGAAAGCGTATGAATGTAAACAGTGTTCCAAAGCCTTTCCTGATTACAGTACCTATCTAAGACATGAAAGAACTCACAccggagagaaaccctataaatgtacacaatgtgggaaagccttcagctGTTACTATTACACTCGACTCCACGAAAGGACTCACACGGGAGAACAACCCTATGCGTGTCAGCAATGTGGGAAAACGTTTTATCATCACACAAGCTTTCGAAGACACATGATAAGGCACACTGGAGATGGACCTCATAAATGTAAGATATGTGGGAAAGGCTTTGATTGTCCTAGTTCGGTTCGAAATCATGAAAcgactcacactggagagaaactctATGAATGTAAGCAGTGTGGGAAAGTTTTATCTCATAGCTCAAGCTTTCGAAGTCACATGATAACACACACAGGAGATGGACCCCAGAAATGCAAGATATGTGGGAAAGCCTTCGGTTGTCCCAGTTTATTTCAAAGACACGAaaggactcacactggagagaaaccctatcaATGTAAACAATGTGGTAAAGCCTTCAGTCTGTCCGGTTCCCTTCGAAGACATGAAGCAACTCACACTGGAGTGAAACCGTATAAATGtaaatgtgggaaagcctttagcGATCTCTCTTCCTTTCAAAATCATGAGACAAcgcacactggagagaagccgtatgagtgtaaggaatgtgggaaagcgTTCAGTTGTTTCAAATACCTTTCTCAGCATAAAAGGATCCACACAGTAGAAAAACCTTATGAGTGTAAAACATGTAGGAAAGCCTTCAGTCATTTCAGTAACTTAAAAGTCCACGAAAGGATTCACTCTGGAGAGAAGCcgtatgaatgtaaggaatgtgggaaagcatTCTCTTGGCTCACTTGCCTTCTAAGACATgaaagaattcacactggagagaaaccctatgaatgtctCCAATGTGGTAAAGCCTTCACTCGTTCCCGTTTCCTTCGAGGACATGAAaaaactcacactggagagaagctgtatgaatgtaaggaatgtgggaaggcaCTGAGTTCTCTCCGTTCCTTGCATAGACATAAAAGGACTCACTGGAAAGATACTCTGTAA
- the ZNF823 gene encoding zinc finger protein 823 isoform X4: MGHSSLNCNIRVDTGHKSCEHQEYGEKPYTHKQRGKTINHQHSFQTHERPPTGKKPFDCKECAKTFSSLGNLRRHMAAHHGDGPYKCKLCGKAFVWPSLFHLHERTHTGEKPYECKQCSKAFPFYSSYLRHERIHTGEKAYECKQCSKAFPDYSTYLRHERTHTGEKPYKCTQCGKAFSCYYYTRLHERTHTGEQPYACQQCGKTFYHHTSFRRHMIRHTGDGPHKCKICGKGFDCPSSVRNHETTHTGEKLYECKQCGKVLSHSSSFRSHMITHTGDGPQKCKICGKAFGCPSLFQRHERTHTGEKPYQCKQCGKAFSLSGSLRRHEATHTGVKPYKCKCGKAFSDLSSFQNHETTHTGEKPYECKECGKAFSCFKYLSQHKRIHTVEKPYECKTCRKAFSHFSNLKVHERIHSGEKPYECKECGKAFSWLTCLLRHERIHTGEKPYECLQCGKAFTRSRFLRGHEKTHTGEKLYECKECGKALSSLRSLHRHKRTHWKDTL, translated from the coding sequence ATGGGTCATTCATCTCTTAATTGCAACATCAGAGTTGACACTGGACACAAATCATGTGAGCATCAGGAATATGGAGAGAAGCCATATACACATAAACAACGTGGGAAAACCATCAATCATCAGCATTCCTTTCAGACACATGAAAGGCCTCCCACCGGAAAGAAACCCTTCGATTGTAAAGAATGTGCAAAAACCTTTAGTTCTCTTGGAAACCTTCGCAGACACATGGCGGCACACCATGGAGATGGACCTTATAAATGTAAGTTGTGTGGGAAAGCCTTTGTTTGGCCCAGTTTATTTCATTTGCACGAAAGAAcgcacactggagagaaaccgtaTGAATGTAAGCAGTGTTCCAAAGCCTTTCCTTTTTACAGTTCCTATCTAAGACATGAGAGAATCCACACGGGAGAGAAAGCGTATGAATGTAAACAGTGTTCCAAAGCCTTTCCTGATTACAGTACCTATCTAAGACATGAAAGAACTCACAccggagagaaaccctataaatgtacacaatgtgggaaagccttcagctGTTACTATTACACTCGACTCCACGAAAGGACTCACACGGGAGAACAACCCTATGCGTGTCAGCAATGTGGGAAAACGTTTTATCATCACACAAGCTTTCGAAGACACATGATAAGGCACACTGGAGATGGACCTCATAAATGTAAGATATGTGGGAAAGGCTTTGATTGTCCTAGTTCGGTTCGAAATCATGAAAcgactcacactggagagaaactctATGAATGTAAGCAGTGTGGGAAAGTTTTATCTCATAGCTCAAGCTTTCGAAGTCACATGATAACACACACAGGAGATGGACCCCAGAAATGCAAGATATGTGGGAAAGCCTTCGGTTGTCCCAGTTTATTTCAAAGACACGAaaggactcacactggagagaaaccctatcaATGTAAACAATGTGGTAAAGCCTTCAGTCTGTCCGGTTCCCTTCGAAGACATGAAGCAACTCACACTGGAGTGAAACCGTATAAATGtaaatgtgggaaagcctttagcGATCTCTCTTCCTTTCAAAATCATGAGACAAcgcacactggagagaagccgtatgagtgtaaggaatgtgggaaagcgTTCAGTTGTTTCAAATACCTTTCTCAGCATAAAAGGATCCACACAGTAGAAAAACCTTATGAGTGTAAAACATGTAGGAAAGCCTTCAGTCATTTCAGTAACTTAAAAGTCCACGAAAGGATTCACTCTGGAGAGAAGCcgtatgaatgtaaggaatgtgggaaagcatTCTCTTGGCTCACTTGCCTTCTAAGACATgaaagaattcacactggagagaaaccctatgaatgtctCCAATGTGGTAAAGCCTTCACTCGTTCCCGTTTCCTTCGAGGACATGAAaaaactcacactggagagaagctgtatgaatgtaaggaatgtgggaaggcaCTGAGTTCTCTCCGTTCCTTGCATAGACATAAAAGGACTCACTGGAAAGATACTCTGTAA